A part of Candida albicans SC5314 chromosome 2, complete sequence genomic DNA contains:
- the PGA27 gene encoding Pga27p (Putative GPI-anchored protein) — protein MHFTSSLLATLIWFTLPVQSLNTESRTTSNNTISILTNHFQILKDLLPYSKTSKPQIKESRPLIKVSRDGVPINFHRAPAIIMKSNKTDDLVRNSNKTMVLTEIKTITEFATTTVSPTQEFQALQINLNTLSIETSTPTFQSHDFPPITIEDTPKTLEPEESSDALQRDAFDQIKKLEKLVLDLRLEMKEQQKSFNDQLVDIYTARSIVPIYTTHIVTSAIPSYVPKEEVMVSHDSAPIVSRPRTDIPVSQRIDTISKHKMNGKNILNNNPPPNSVLIVPQFQFHERMATKTEVAYMKPKIVWTNFPTTTATSMFDNFILKNLVDETDSEIDSGETELSDDYYYYYSYEDDGKEDDSDEITAQILLSNSELGTKTPNFEDPFEQINIEDNKVISVNTPKTKKPTTTVFGTSTSALSTFESTIFEIPKFFYGSRRKQPSSFKNKNSTIKFDVFDWIFESGTTNEKVHGLVLVSSGVLLGTCLLFIL, from the coding sequence ATGCATTTTACAAGTAGCCTACTAGCCACCTTGATATGGTTTACATTACCGGTTCAAAGTTTGAATACTGAATCTAGGACAACTTCAAATAACACAATATCAATACTTACAAaccattttcaaatactaAAGGATTTGCTACCATATAGCAAAACTTCTAAACCGCAAATCAAGGAATCCAGACCGTTGATTAAAGTTCTGAGAGATGGAGTGCCAATAAATTTCCACAGGGCTCCGGctataataatgaaatcgAACAAAACAGACGATTTAGTCAGGAATAGCAATAAAACAATGGTGCTAACTGAAATAAAAACGATTACTGAATTTGCAACTACCACTGTTTCCCCTACACAAGAATTTCAAGCACTACAGATAAACCTTAACACGTTATCAATAGAGACTTCAACACCAACATTCCAATCCCATGACTTTCCACCGATTACCATTGAAGACACACCCAAAACACTAGAACCAGAAGAATCGTCAGATGCTTTGCAGAGGGATGCATTTGATCAAATTAAGAAACTAGAAAAATTGGTATTGGATTTGAGACTTGAAATGAAAGAGCAACAAAAGAGTTTCAACGATCAATTAGTGGATATATATACCGCAAGAAGTATTGTTCCAATTTATACTACACATATCGTCACTTCGGCGATTCCATCGTATGTaccaaaagaagaagtaatGGTTTCACATGATAGTGCACCAATTGTAAGTCGTCCTAGAACAGATATTCCAGTATCTCAACGAATTGATACTATCTCAAAACATAAAATGAATggaaaaaatatattgaacAACAATCCTCCGCCCAATTCAGTTTTAATAGTTCCTCAGTTTCAGTTCCATGAAAGAATGGCCACCAAAACCGAAGTAGCTTATatgaaaccaaaaattgTCTGGACCAACTTTCCAACCACTACTGCAACGTCAATGTTTgacaattttattttaaaaaatcttGTTGACGAAACGGATTCTGAAATTGATAGTGGTGAAACTGAATTGTCTGacgattattattactattatagTTACGAAGATGATGGTAAAGAAGACGATAGTGATGAGATTACGGCTCAAATACTATTATCCAATTCAGAATTAGGCACGAAGACGCCAAATTTTGAGGATCCTTTTgaacaaatcaatattgAAGACAATAAAGTAATATCTGTTAATACAccaaagacaaagaaaCCTACTACAACAGTATTTGGCACTTCTACTAGTGCATTATCAACTTTTGAAAGtacaatatttgaaattccCAAATTCTTTTATGGTAGCAGAAGAAAACAACCGAGCTCATTCAAAAATAAGAACAGTacaatcaaatttgatGTGTTTGATTGGATATTTGAAAGTGGTACTACCAATGAGAAAGTACATGGATTAGTGTTGGTGTCTAGTGGTGTTCTACTAGGAACTTGTCTATTGTTCATTTTGTAG
- a CDS encoding uncharacterized protein (Ortholog of C. dubliniensis CD36 : Cd36_15750, C. parapsilosis CDC317 : CPAR2_213000, Debaryomyces hansenii CBS767 : DEHA2D18524g and Pichia stipitis Pignal : PICST_42355), with protein sequence MLSKIKLLGSRKCFSTWSILAHENPLGIPRLAGKPNSIPKASKGLPIRQKIPNVSNIILISSAKGGVGKSTVSVNTALALNSLGKKVGILDADIFGPSIPKLMNLKGEPRLSSSGKLLPLSNYGVQTMSMGYLIDEKQAITWRGLMVMKALQQLLFEVEWSPIDYLVVDMPPGTGDTQLSIGQLLQITGAIIVSTPQDIALIDAVKGITMFNKINIPLIGMVQNMSHFICPNCKHESHIFKNKGAERVALENNLKVLSSIPLNEEICVQSDVGKPIVISDPNSEIAKPYFDIAKAIVDFK encoded by the coding sequence ATGCTATcgaaaattaaattattgggGTCACGTAAATGTTTCTCAACCTGGTCTATTTTGGCTCACGAAAATCCATTAGGAATACCGAGATTGGCTGGTAaaccaaattcaattccaaAAGCATCAAAGGGTTTACCAATACGACAGAAAATTCCTAACGTGTCGAacataatattgatttcatcAGCAAAGGGAGGGGTTGGAAAATCCACTGTATCTGTAAACACCGCATTGGCATTGAACAGTCTAGGCAAAAAAGTTGGAATATTAGATGCAGATATTTTTGGTCCTTCAATACCCAAGCTAATGAACCTAAAGGGTGAACCACGATTATCGAGTCTGGGTAAATTACTTCCGTTATCCAATTATGGTGTACAAACTATGTCTATGGGGTATTTAATAGATGAGAAGCAAGCGATCACATGGAGAGGCTTAATGGTTATGAAGGCATTACAGCAATTGCTTTTCGAGGTTGAGTGGTCGCCTATTGACTATCTTGTTGTAGACATGCCTCCTGGTACAGGCGACACACAATTATCCATTGGTCAATTGTTGCAAATAACGGGGGCAATAATTGTCAGCACACCTCAAGACATTGCTTTAATTGACGCAGTGAAAGGTATTACAAtgtttaataaaatcaatattcCTCTTATAGGCATGGTTCAAAACATGAGTCATTTTATTTGTCCTAACTGCAAACATGAGTCACAcatattcaaaaacaaaggTGCTGAAAGAGTGGCATTggaaaacaatttgaaagtGTTAAGCTCTATACCTTTGAATGAAGAAATATGCGTTCAAAGTGACGTTGGAAAACCAATAGTTATATCTGACCCCAATTCAGAAATAGCCAAGCCATATTTTGACATAGCAAAAGccattgttgattttaaataG
- a CDS encoding uncharacterized protein (Ortholog(s) have role in mitochondrial tRNA wobble uridine modification and mitochondrial inner membrane localization), which translates to MFRQLLHVGKRSLSTDNPLKPTVFALSTKFGKSAIAVVRISGPQSKYIYHKLTNSTKPPKNRIASVRKLYSPEPHSNKKSVFLDEALTLFLPGPKTYTGEDLLELHLHGGVAIIKSVLQSIKKLHDPNNGVIIRQADRGEFSKQAFYNGRLDLTELEGINDMINAETESQRLASLASSSGQTKIEFMKWRNEIINQMANLTMIIDFGEDHDIEETDRMIRDVKENIAKIESEIKAYLSKVKSSQILLNGIQLALLGPPNAGKSSILNILANKDAAIVSEIAGTTRDILDIPLEIGGYKVVVGDTAGIRSFEEADSIEQEGIKRAKQRSMLADFVIVVLDPMSVEKEPLELKEHLKTLVKANKQMLIVLNKQDLFASRSEEMISNYSRLLDLPKNYFHVVSCSTGSGIDNLQKLLIEKFKDLSQSETSNPIIVSSRVQDILENDILFGFKEFYHWADAEDVLVATDCLRQSVDGIGKITGQSIDLEEILDVVFSSFCIGK; encoded by the coding sequence ATGTTCCGTCAACTTCTACATGTTGGTAAACGATCCTTGTCGACTGACAATCCATTAAAACCAACTGTATTTGCGCTATCTACCAAATTTGGCAAATCTGCAATCGCAGTTGTTAGAATTTCTGGTCCTCAATCAAAGTACATCTACCACAAGTTAACCAACTCGACTAAACCACCTAAGAATAGAATTGCCAGTGTCCGTAAATTATACTCCCCTGAACCCCATTCCAATAAGAAGTCGGTTTTTCTAGATGAAGCTTTAACATTATTTCTACCTGGTCCGAAAACATACACTGGAGAAGATTTATTGGAATTGCATTTACATGGTGGTGTTGCAATTATCAAATCTGTGTTACAATCGATTAAAAAACTACATGACCCCAATAATGGAGTAATTATTAGACAAGCAGATCGAGGAGAGTTTTCTAAACAAGCATTTTACAATGGCCGACTAGATTTAACTGAATTAGAAGGGATAAATGACATGATTAATGCTGAAACCGAACTGCAAAGATTGGCGAGTTTAGCATCACTGTCAGGACAGACCAAAATAGAATTTATGAAGTGgagaaatgaaattattaatcaaatggCTAATTTGACAATGATTATTGATTTCGGTGAGGATCATGATATCGAAGAAACTGATCGAATGATACGAGATGTGAAAGAGAATATTGCAAAAATTGAACTGGAAATTAAAGCTTATTTGTCAAAAGTAAAGTCACTgcaaattttgttgaatggTATTCAGTTGGCATTATTGGGACCACCAAATGCTGGGAAGTCGTCTATATTGAACATATTGGCAAACAAAGATGCTGCTATTGTTAGTGAGATTGCAGGGACTACGAGAGATATTCTTGATATACCATTAGAGATCGGAGGATATAAAGTAGTTGTAGGTGACACTGCAGGGATCCGATCATTTGAAGAAGCTGACTCTATTGAACAGGAAGGAATTAAAAGAGCTAAACAGAGGTCAATGTTGGCAGATTTTGTGATTGTAGTACTAGATCCCATGTCAGTGGAAAAGGAACCCTTGGAATTGAAAGAACATCTAAAAACTTTAGTTAAGgcaaataaacaaatgcTAATTGTATTGAATAAGCAAGACTTGTTTGCAAGCAGATCTGAAGAAATGATTTCAAACTACTCTCGATTGCTTGACTTACCCAAGAACTATTTTCATGTAGTTTCATGCTCAACTGGATCAGGAATTGACAATCTTCAAAAActattaattgaaaaattcaaagaCTTATCTCAGTCAGAAACTTCTAATCCTATTATTGTTTCTTCTCGAGTACAGGATATTTTGgaaaatgatattttattCGGATTCAAAGAGTTTTATCATTGGGCTGACGCTGAGGATGTTCTTGTAGCAACAGACTGTCTCCGCCAATCGGTTGATGGAATAGGGAAGATTACTGGACAATCGATCGACTTAGAAGAGATCTTGGACGTGGTATTTTCAAGCTTTTGTATTGGTAAATAG
- a CDS encoding uncharacterized protein (Ortholog(s) have DNA translocase activity, lysine-acetylated histone binding activity and role in ATP-dependent chromatin remodeling, nucleosome disassembly, transcription elongation from RNA polymerase II promoter): MPPKRKLSQSSAESSPVKKSTEESQNVAVTHSPQEYLDFFTSTLDMVFNLRDGDEELAPPFIKLPSKKFYPDYYHLIKQPISLNEIGKRIKTRYSGTSSREFLNDFELLLENASTYNSPDSWIVESARKIVNFVEGQVEEFESTSSTNLSTNKAADDTKKPRIKLKLKSIKKQTETETGPEFGSLVKVRKEEPLITFGRLAEFCINILNDVINHKFPNQGVLSGPFLEEVDTGVYTDYLDYVTKPMSFNTILSNLEKKKLLSPKFPLLDNLKKFHDTTTLIFSNAKAYNNEDSQIYQDAVILEEYFNEQYNKLKSRIESEADKLHPSTPKLKLNLGRIGPSVAEPQLKKKRKRSIKQEFPEEQIHEEEEDIDITQSEPTNADTQDIDEPADSKELDTSKSREVVTERNAPNTMGKTLPLLPEQNSIIQESVIFSSPAVSTNITKFVQQKSSQPATILSRDQEIKKSLFPTQPGNPIATLFSYKVPANGYTDQAHTIALPNGASPFVSFKVSLHNLLYQLKEPELIDDHGILSHLGNDDFQCKLSVNEEEVSNVADCFKEEKGEDVVLGVQYDVKLSYGLNVLSFNCKVAPALSKKIKNTFIEEEEVAGRHTRHQLQQMQKTWDVETITFYVVCTSG; this comes from the coding sequence ATGCCACCAAAGAGAAAGTTAAGTCAATCTTCAGCTGAGTCCTCGCCAGTGAAAAAATCCACTGAAGAGTCTCAAAATGTAGCTGTCACACATTCACCACAAGAATACCTAGACTTTTTCACATCAACTTTGGATATGGTGTTTAATTTGAGAGATGGCGATGAAGAATTGGCACCTCCATTTATCAAGCTACCATCTAAGAAATTCTACCCGGATTACTACCATCTCATAAAGCAACCTATAtcattaaatgaaatagGAAAGCGAATTAAAACTAGATATTCTGGTACTTCATCGAGAGAGTTTCTTAATGACTTTGAATTGTTGTTAGAAAATGCGAGCACCTATAATTCTCCGGATTCTTGGATTGTTGAAAGTGCTAgaaaaattgtaaattttgTTGAGGGTCAAGTTGAGGAATTTGAGAGCACTTCTTCAaccaatttatcaacaaataaagCAGCCGATGACACCAAGAAACCAAGGATAAAATTAAAGCTCAAACtgataaaaaaacaaacagaGACAGAAACGGGGCCAGAGTTTGGGTCATTAGTAAAAGttagaaaagaagaaccaTTAATCACCTTTGGCAGGTTGGCAGAATTttgtataaatatattgaatgATGTCATAAATCATAAGTTCCCAAATCAGGGAGTTTTGAGTGGCCCCTTTTTGGAAGAAGTCGATACGGGGGTTTACACCGATTATTTGGACTATGTTACCAAACCAATGTCTTTCAACACTATTTTATCGAATTTggagaagaaaaaactaTTGAGTCCTAAATTTCCATTATTAGACAACTTGAAAAAGTTTCATGACACCACTACATTGATTTTCTCCAACGCAAAGGCTTACAACAATGAGGATTCacaaatttatcaagatGCGGTTATTTTGGAAGAGTATTTTAATGAACAATAtaacaaattaaaatcCAGAATCGAACTGGAAGCAGATAAATTGCATCCATCGACACCAAAACTAAAGCTTAACCTTGGTAGAATTGGTCCCTCTGTAGCAGAACctcaattgaagaaaaagagaaagagatCCATCAAGCAAGAATTCCCAGAAGAACAAATTcacgaagaagaagaagacatCGACATAACTCAATCAGAACCCACCAATGCGGATACACAAGATATTGATGAGCCAGCTGATTCTAAAGAGCTCGACACATCTAAATCACGGGAAGTCGTTACTGAGCGAAACGCCCCTAATACCATGGGTAAGACTTTGCCGTTACTCCCTGAACagaattcaataattcaaGAATCAGTGATATTTTCATCACCGGCTGTGTCAACTAATATTACCAAGTTTGTCCAACAAAAATCATCACAACCAGCAACAATTTTGTCTAGGGaccaagaaatcaaaaaatcattatttccAACTCAACCTGGAAACCCAATTGCTACCCTTTTTTCCTATAAAGTTCCAGCAAATGGGTACACTGACCAAGCCCATACCATCGCTTTACCAAACGGAGCCCTGCCCTTTGTATCATTTAAAGTGTCACTACACAATTTGTTGTACCAACTCAAAGAGCCAGAATTGATTGACGATCATGGAATTTTAAGTCATCTTGGTAATGACGATTTCCAATGTAAACTATCTGTTAATGAGGAAGAAGTTTCTAATGTTGCTGATTGTTTCAAGGAAGAAAAGGGGGAAGATGTTGTTTTAGGGGTGCAATATGATGTCAAATTGAGTTACGGATTGAATGTTTTGTCTTTTAATTGTAAGGTTGCTCCTGCTTTAAgtaagaaaatcaaaaacaccttcattgaagaagaggaagtAGCAGGGAGACACACAAGGCATCAATTGCAACAAATGCAAAAAACATGGGATGTTGAAACAATAACTTTTTATGTTGTCTGTACCTCAGGATGA